In Miscanthus floridulus cultivar M001 chromosome 5, ASM1932011v1, whole genome shotgun sequence, one genomic interval encodes:
- the LOC136452351 gene encoding protein RGF1 INDUCIBLE TRANSCRIPTION FACTOR 1-like, giving the protein MKRAEVPSWLELLLATQFFTICTTHFLATRNECNLFCTQCEAAPRALCCHCRSCDHSTHRVIQIRRSSYHDVVRVSDIGDILDIRDVQTYIINSARVVFLNERPQLRSSGVSISKASSSSSHNCKMCGRALLGAFRFCSLGCNLKGIKEDMDMPVMVESRLEYGGKDIVTSNDNVGSSTASIKDSCNDNNEEEPPPKRIARHRRKGIPQRAPFF; this is encoded by the exons ATGAAAAGAGCGGAAGTGCCTTCATGGCTAGAGTTATTACTTGCAACACAGTTCTTTACCATTTGCACAACCCATTTTCTTGCTACTCGCAATGAGTGTAACCTATTTTGCACCCAGTGTGAGGCGGCACCAAGAGCTCTTTGTTGTCATTGTCGTTCATGTGACCATTCCACTCATCGTGTAATCCAG ATAAGGCGGTCATCATACCATGACGTCGTCAGGGTTTCAGACATTGGGGACATTCTTGATATAAGAGATGTGCAAACTTACATAATCAATAGTGCAAGGGTTGTATTCTTGAATGAGCGGCCACAACTCCGTAGTTCTGGTGTCTCCATTAGtaaagcatcttcatcatcctcacaCAACTGTAAGATGTGTGGTCGTGCTCTACTTGGTGCATTTCGCTTTTGCTCTCTTGGATGCAAT CTCAAAGGCATAAAAGAGGATATGGATATGCCAGTCATGGTGGAAAGCAGACTTGAATATGGAGGAAAGGACATTGTGACCAGCAATGATAATGTTGGTTCAAGCACTGCTAGTATCAAAGATAGCTGCAATGACAACAATGAAGAAGAACCACCACCAAAAAGGATTGCTCGTCACCGACGCAAGGGAATTCCACAACGTGCACCATTCTTCTAA